The window GCAAgaatacaccaagatgtcgtcaatgaatacgatgacgaaagaatcaagatacgaccggaatacactgttcatcaaagtgcataaatgttgttggggcgttggtcagcccaaatgacatcactagaaactcgtagtgaccataatgagtcctgaaagcagtcttcgggatatctggatcccgaatcttcagccaCTGATAAcgtgatctcaaatcaatttttgagaacactTTAGCACCCCGAAGCTTATCAactaagtcatcaatgcgcgataGTGGGTACccgttcttcactataaccttgttcaactgcctataatcaatacacatccacatagagccatctttcttcttcacaaacaaaactggAGCAACCCATGGCGagacactcggtcggatgaagcCCTTATCTAGCAATTcctaaagttgttcctttaactccttcaactccaatggtgccatacaatatggcagaataaaaatgggctgagttcccagcaccaagtcaataccaaaatcaatatccctatcgggcagcATGCCCTGATGGTCTGCTAgaaatacatctgggaagtctctcaccaccggaactgactcaacctTAAGAGTATCAACACttacatccctcacaaaggctagatacacttcacaccccttctcaaccattcggtGTGCCTTAAGAAAGGATACAACCTTGCTAGGAATATTGACAATGTACCCTTCCATTCCAACCGCGAATATCctagcatagccagtgtcacagtcttggcatgatagTCTAGAAGCGtgataaggagacaaccaatccatgcccaaaatcacgtcaaagtcCACCATACTGAGTAGAAATAAATCAACTCTGGTTTCATacc is drawn from Nicotiana tomentosiformis chromosome 12, ASM39032v3, whole genome shotgun sequence and contains these coding sequences:
- the LOC138902631 gene encoding uncharacterized protein, whose protein sequence is MLFLVGRRRFASDAAITGMVPVCHRDASVLFDSGSTYLYVSSYFAPYLDISRNSLSAPIYVSMPVGDSIVVDRVYRSFLVVIGGYETRVDLFLLSMVDFDVILGMDWLSPYHASRLSCQDCDTGYARIFAVGMEGYIVNIPSKVVSFLKAHRMVEKGCEVYLAFVRDVSVDTLKVESVPVVRDFPDVFLADHQGMLPDRDIDFGIDLVLGTQPIFILPYCMAPLELKELKEQL